In the genome of Candidatus Thorarchaeota archaeon, one region contains:
- a CDS encoding MoaD/ThiS family protein: MLELHLYGVLRQLVNGSVPTEDTILNLPYVQGESFHGLVQRLGLSMSDLGDCFVNGTLVHENTVLSDGDRIGLFPFNMVLLCGGQHLKGHGYTQSDVDVDYY, encoded by the coding sequence ATGCTCGAATTGCATCTCTATGGTGTCCTCCGTCAGCTGGTCAACGGCAGTGTCCCAACTGAAGACACGATCCTGAATCTGCCCTACGTTCAAGGCGAGTCGTTCCACGGCCTTGTGCAGCGACTGGGTCTTTCGATGTCCGACCTCGGTGATTGTTTTGTTAATGGGACTCTTGTCCACGAGAACACGGTCTTGTCGGATGGCGATCGCATCGGCCTCTTTCCATTTAATATGGTCTTGCTCTGTGGGGGACAGCATCTGAAAGGTCATGGTTATACTCAATCGGATGTGGATGTCGATTATTACTGA
- a CDS encoding MoaD/ThiS family protein: MGISMRINVKLYATLRQFAPADLEIGEAFPLELHKGTVGEAIDRLGIPEGKVTIIMVNGVRTQDHSHQLQDGDLLVLFPPVGGGAIE; this comes from the coding sequence ATGGGGATCAGCATGAGGATTAATGTCAAACTGTATGCTACACTGCGGCAGTTTGCGCCCGCCGACTTGGAAATTGGTGAGGCGTTCCCATTGGAGTTGCACAAGGGAACCGTCGGGGAAGCCATTGATAGGTTGGGGATACCTGAAGGGAAAGTCACTATTATCATGGTCAATGGCGTTCGGACACAAGACCATTCGCATCAGTTGCAGGACGGTGATCTGCTGGTGCTCTTTCCACCAGTAGGTGGTGGTGCTATTGAGTAA
- a CDS encoding non-lysosomal glucosylceramidase encodes MTEKIPPCTWTRRLDEAPSKPGKSRRYPWRMALRMLPLFLRIKKQAKIAGTGAEPPQGFSVKMIDDGVNQGIPIGGLGAGSIGRTYRGDFARWHLEIGQHIYYPSVPNQFHIRIERDGKIFTQTLNPRPQPPQRLQTWSWGMNPERATYHALFPRAWTEYNFEDHDLRLVCKQLSPVIGGNYQESSYPVGVFHWTMENIGKRPLDISLMLTWENAINPFRRAHPKDYVSGSVSDSRALLELAHARTEEVYPVSFGIGAEGHDSQLSICEQFDTSGHGGEIWFPFESKGFLDDRPYVTFHNDRPFGSAINSKTTILPFEKKEVTFVISWDIPIMRFGQGREWYRRYTRFFDVSGDNAIKIARLALDKWQDWDREITKWQQSIITREWPDWFKTALFNELYYLVDGGTAWEAGSVESGPSKEGIGRFAYLECFDYPFYNTYDVHYYASFALLRNWPELEKSIQRDFTQAVLINDPRERMLLFDGDKAPRKPFGVVPHDLGAPLEDPWHVTNAYNAQDVSRWKDLNTKYVLQVYRDFVITQDKEFLEYCWPSVRVAMEYIDQFDKDDDGLPENEGFPDQTYDVWVMRGASAYCGGLYLAAADAMIEMAKVMGDKETADKYREIYRKGKVSFDEKLWNGEYFNFDSSGGKHSNSIMADMLSGLLYTHASGLERYVDPEKAMKSLRKIFEFNVMQFENGRIGAINGMRPNGSPDRTSIQSSEVWTGTTYALAALMIFEGLRKQAFKTAEGIYNVVYNKSGYWFRTPEAWTHDLRFRASMYMRPLAIWAMELALQMNDPK; translated from the coding sequence GTGACTGAAAAGATTCCTCCCTGCACATGGACACGCAGGCTTGATGAAGCCCCCTCAAAACCGGGAAAATCAAGACGCTATCCATGGCGAATGGCATTACGGATGTTGCCGTTATTTCTCCGGATTAAAAAACAAGCAAAAATCGCAGGCACAGGAGCCGAACCACCTCAAGGATTTTCAGTCAAGATGATCGATGATGGGGTCAATCAGGGAATTCCAATCGGAGGCTTGGGAGCAGGAAGCATAGGTCGGACCTATAGAGGTGACTTTGCCAGATGGCATCTCGAGATAGGGCAACACATCTACTATCCATCGGTCCCAAATCAGTTCCATATTCGTATTGAGAGAGATGGTAAAATCTTTACTCAGACCCTAAATCCAAGACCGCAACCTCCTCAGAGGCTACAGACATGGAGCTGGGGGATGAATCCGGAACGAGCAACCTATCATGCATTGTTTCCACGAGCTTGGACAGAGTACAATTTCGAAGACCATGATCTACGTCTTGTCTGCAAGCAGCTCTCACCAGTGATTGGTGGAAACTATCAAGAGAGTTCGTATCCAGTTGGGGTCTTTCACTGGACGATGGAGAATATTGGCAAGAGACCTCTTGATATCTCGTTGATGTTGACTTGGGAAAACGCCATTAATCCGTTCAGACGAGCGCATCCAAAAGATTACGTGAGTGGTTCTGTTTCCGACTCGCGTGCACTGCTTGAGCTTGCTCATGCAAGAACCGAGGAAGTCTATCCAGTGTCTTTTGGTATTGGAGCAGAAGGCCACGACTCGCAATTATCGATATGTGAGCAATTTGATACAAGTGGCCATGGCGGAGAGATCTGGTTTCCATTCGAGAGCAAGGGTTTCCTTGATGACAGACCGTATGTGACATTTCACAATGACCGCCCGTTTGGAAGTGCTATCAACTCCAAGACGACCATTCTCCCATTCGAGAAAAAAGAGGTCACCTTCGTGATCTCATGGGACATTCCGATTATGCGGTTTGGTCAGGGGCGAGAATGGTATCGGCGCTACACCCGCTTCTTTGATGTATCAGGAGATAATGCTATCAAAATAGCACGACTTGCACTGGACAAGTGGCAAGACTGGGATAGAGAGATCACCAAGTGGCAGCAGTCAATCATCACGAGAGAATGGCCGGACTGGTTCAAGACCGCCCTCTTCAACGAACTCTACTATCTTGTTGACGGTGGGACCGCATGGGAAGCGGGATCTGTTGAGAGCGGCCCATCGAAAGAAGGCATTGGCCGATTCGCATATCTAGAATGCTTTGATTATCCGTTCTACAATACCTATGATGTTCATTACTACGCCTCATTCGCTCTGCTCAGAAATTGGCCGGAACTGGAAAAGTCCATCCAGCGGGACTTTACACAGGCGGTCTTGATCAACGACCCAAGAGAGAGAATGCTTCTCTTTGATGGAGACAAAGCTCCGCGAAAACCCTTTGGTGTAGTACCTCATGATCTTGGCGCACCCCTCGAAGATCCTTGGCACGTGACCAATGCATACAACGCTCAAGATGTCAGCCGCTGGAAGGACCTCAACACAAAGTATGTACTTCAGGTCTACAGAGATTTTGTCATTACCCAAGACAAGGAATTCCTCGAGTACTGTTGGCCAAGTGTGAGAGTGGCAATGGAATATATTGATCAGTTTGACAAGGACGATGACGGACTACCTGAGAACGAGGGCTTCCCCGATCAGACTTATGATGTCTGGGTGATGAGAGGAGCCAGTGCATATTGCGGTGGTCTGTACCTTGCGGCGGCCGATGCAATGATAGAAATGGCAAAGGTCATGGGCGACAAAGAGACCGCAGACAAGTACCGCGAGATCTACAGAAAGGGCAAGGTCTCATTCGATGAGAAACTATGGAACGGCGAGTACTTTAACTTCGACTCCAGCGGAGGCAAACATAGCAACAGTATCATGGCAGATATGCTATCCGGACTCCTCTACACTCACGCCAGTGGTCTGGAACGGTACGTCGATCCTGAGAAGGCCATGAAGTCGCTCCGTAAGATCTTCGAGTTCAATGTCATGCAATTTGAGAATGGCCGGATTGGTGCCATCAATGGAATGCGACCGAATGGCAGTCCTGACAGAACAAGTATACAGTCCTCAGAAGTCTGGACAGGAACGACCTATGCCTTGGCCGCATTAATGATATTCGAGGGGCTACGGAAGCAAGCGTTCAAGACAGCAGAGGGGATCTATAACGTTGTCTACAACAAGAGCGGCTATTGGTTCAGGACTCCAGAGGCGTGGACACATGATCTGCGCTTCCGGGCGTCGATGTATATGCGTCCGCTTGCGATCTGGGCCATGGAACTTGCACTCCAGATGAATGATCCCAAATGA
- a CDS encoding sugar phosphate isomerase/epimerase yields MQVGTFARTNQQIEQAINNGADFVDLRMDSKHTINFEQARTLLTREGIPCTLHLPSSPEWKPVDVSREILPYIDLGRRMEAELVTIHTTLSSLFYTDEDIDQFLHGIRPACEAARNAGVTLAIENLGLLYTEMALLFDAQPCMMMALDIGHGQIMAMTNRTLSHIQFFYNRIAMVNVHDNFGQDMVQEIVELRKRGPLSREKVRALAHEYDLHLPMGEGRIDFIPIFSELKKRGYDGKFLMMAADPSLFPGEAKKFRDLWKHA; encoded by the coding sequence ATGCAGGTGGGAACGTTCGCAAGAACCAATCAACAGATAGAACAAGCCATCAATAACGGTGCGGATTTCGTTGATCTTCGTATGGACTCCAAACATACGATCAACTTCGAGCAAGCAAGGACTCTTCTGACAAGAGAAGGTATCCCGTGTACGCTGCATCTCCCCAGTTCACCAGAGTGGAAACCAGTGGATGTCAGCCGTGAGATCCTCCCCTACATAGACCTCGGAAGAAGAATGGAAGCGGAACTTGTGACGATCCACACCACCCTATCAAGCCTCTTCTACACCGATGAGGATATCGATCAATTCCTACACGGCATTAGACCCGCATGTGAAGCGGCTCGTAATGCAGGAGTCACCTTGGCGATCGAGAACTTGGGACTCCTCTACACTGAAATGGCCTTGCTCTTTGATGCCCAGCCTTGCATGATGATGGCACTCGATATCGGTCACGGACAAATCATGGCCATGACCAATAGAACTCTATCTCACATCCAGTTCTTCTATAACCGGATCGCAATGGTCAATGTCCATGACAATTTTGGGCAAGATATGGTCCAAGAAATCGTGGAGCTGCGAAAGAGAGGACCACTCTCACGTGAAAAGGTCCGCGCCCTGGCCCACGAATATGACCTGCATCTGCCCATGGGCGAGGGGCGAATCGATTTCATACCCATCTTTTCCGAACTGAAGAAGCGCGGCTATGACGGGAAGTTCCTCATGATGGCTGCAGATCCAAGCCTGTTCCCGGGCGAGGCCAAAAAATTCCGGGATCTGTGGAAACACGCTTAG
- a CDS encoding GTP-binding protein yields the protein MVFLGEGAVGKTSLVGRYVYDSFEGDYLATIGTHIHVKSIQIDDTLVKLVIWDIAGQDDFKRLRKAYYQNASGAFFVFDTTRPETLDRFDGWIETLFSVTGKIPLVLVENKIDLPSQISEDRAKEIASKLGCTYVKTSAKDDQNVEDAFIKLTRQILERARERL from the coding sequence TTGGTATTTCTTGGCGAAGGAGCCGTCGGTAAGACCAGTCTCGTCGGTAGATACGTCTACGATAGCTTTGAGGGTGATTATCTGGCAACTATTGGTACACATATCCATGTCAAGTCGATCCAGATCGACGACACGCTTGTCAAGTTGGTCATCTGGGACATTGCTGGTCAGGACGACTTTAAGCGGTTGCGGAAGGCCTACTATCAGAATGCCAGTGGCGCATTCTTCGTCTTTGATACCACACGTCCCGAAACACTCGATCGCTTTGACGGCTGGATTGAAACCCTGTTCAGTGTGACCGGGAAGATTCCTCTTGTGCTTGTGGAGAATAAGATTGATCTGCCCTCACAGATCTCCGAGGACCGGGCCAAAGAGATTGCCAGTAAATTGGGTTGCACATACGTGAAGACAAGCGCAAAGGATGATCAGAATGTAGAGGACGCATTCATCAAGTTGACGCGCCAGATATTAGAGAGGGCACGAGAACGACTTTAA
- a CDS encoding GTP-binding protein yields the protein MEPATPDYVFKLVFLGDTGVGKTSLVQRYVYDSLPIEVGTTIGAMLHVKMLRHRDMTYKLVIWDLGGQDAFAQLREQYCSQASGAFFVFDRTRPDTLEHIDDWLNALYSAAGKVPIVMVENKIDLESVVDPMRVMELAESKANRLIQTSALENKNVDLAFAGLLEAIRQFRSERGFE from the coding sequence ATGGAACCTGCCACACCCGACTACGTATTCAAGCTTGTCTTTCTAGGAGATACTGGTGTAGGTAAGACCAGTCTCGTGCAGAGGTATGTCTACGATAGCCTCCCAATAGAAGTGGGTACAACAATCGGGGCCATGCTTCATGTCAAGATGCTGCGTCATCGGGACATGACCTACAAGCTTGTCATCTGGGATCTGGGTGGTCAGGATGCCTTCGCCCAGCTGAGGGAGCAGTACTGTTCTCAGGCAAGTGGAGCGTTCTTCGTCTTTGACCGTACACGTCCCGATACTCTTGAACATATTGATGATTGGTTGAACGCTCTCTATTCGGCCGCAGGGAAGGTTCCAATTGTCATGGTTGAGAACAAGATTGATCTTGAAAGCGTTGTGGACCCTATGCGCGTCATGGAGCTTGCCGAGAGCAAGGCGAATCGTCTCATACAGACGAGTGCGCTTGAGAACAAGAATGTGGATCTTGCCTTTGCTGGGCTCTTAGAGGCAATTCGTCAATTCCGTTCTGAGCGTGGATTCGAATAG
- the pstB gene encoding phosphate ABC transporter ATP-binding protein PstB, giving the protein MNKTDWEHKIEVRSLNTWFGKKHILKDISCYFEDNSVTAIMGPSGCGKSTLLRSVNRLNDNVANFRMKGEILIEGKNIYNPEANVYSLRRRVGMVFQRPNPFPMSIRDNITFGPKLHGIRDEDKLEKIVEDSLRRAALWDEVQDRLDHPATLLSGGQQQRLCIARALSVDPPVLLMDEPVSALDPISAGKIEDLIIQLKKDYTIILVTHNVQQAFRVSDFAAFLYLGDLIEFGKTKHIAVAPKDERTEAFITGRIG; this is encoded by the coding sequence ATGAACAAGACCGATTGGGAACATAAGATTGAGGTCAGGAGCCTCAATACATGGTTTGGCAAAAAGCACATTCTCAAAGACATCAGCTGCTACTTTGAGGATAATTCAGTGACAGCGATCATGGGTCCTTCAGGGTGCGGAAAGAGTACGCTCCTGCGCAGCGTCAATAGACTCAATGATAATGTGGCTAACTTTCGAATGAAAGGAGAAATCCTCATCGAGGGCAAGAACATATACAATCCAGAGGCGAATGTCTATAGTCTCAGACGCCGAGTCGGAATGGTCTTTCAACGACCCAATCCATTTCCCATGTCAATTCGTGACAACATTACCTTTGGCCCCAAATTGCATGGTATCCGTGACGAAGACAAGTTAGAGAAGATCGTGGAAGACTCGTTACGCAGAGCTGCATTATGGGATGAGGTTCAAGATAGGCTTGACCATCCGGCCACTCTACTCTCCGGTGGACAACAACAGCGGCTTTGCATTGCCCGTGCATTATCAGTAGACCCCCCAGTCCTCCTCATGGATGAGCCAGTGTCCGCATTAGACCCAATAAGCGCGGGAAAGATCGAGGACCTAATCATACAATTGAAGAAGGATTACACTATAATTCTAGTAACGCATAATGTACAGCAAGCATTCAGGGTCTCAGACTTTGCGGCATTCTTGTATCTTGGCGACCTCATTGAGTTTGGCAAGACAAAGCATATCGCAGTTGCACCAAAAGACGAACGTACAGAAGCGTTCATCACGGGAAGAATAGGATAG
- the pstA gene encoding phosphate ABC transporter permease PstA, whose amino-acid sequence MTEEQNGSRLERINKIISDVPQNTRSMLHKVRHATRRDVSDWLFKGLFALMILVAIAPFFMLIAEIASIGLADLLGTGPGQGIELFTTYPGVGLMGGVLNAIVGTGTLVAIAAAVGIPLSIFGAVYINEYSRPGRMREIVEFAADVLAGIPSIVFGAFGFTFLVFYLNIGMGMVAGGLTLAFMMIPTVMRTTQEALKQVPLSLREASLALGATKWKTTWSITIRAAFPGIITGVLLAIGRVMGETAPLIFTAGNNLGAPTSLVGPGSWVASMPFTIWAYISDPRPYLQMRAHSTALALLLIVLAVDIVANYASRKITRRIV is encoded by the coding sequence ATGACAGAGGAACAGAACGGTAGCAGACTTGAACGTATTAATAAAATAATAAGTGACGTTCCTCAGAACACTAGGTCGATGTTGCATAAAGTACGCCATGCCACTCGCCGCGATGTGTCGGACTGGCTGTTCAAGGGTCTCTTTGCTCTGATGATTCTCGTGGCCATAGCTCCATTCTTCATGCTCATTGCAGAAATCGCCTCAATCGGACTTGCCGATCTTCTTGGAACAGGTCCGGGACAAGGCATTGAGCTCTTCACTACCTACCCGGGCGTCGGGCTTATGGGAGGGGTCTTGAACGCGATCGTCGGAACTGGCACACTCGTTGCAATAGCAGCGGCTGTTGGGATTCCACTGAGCATATTCGGAGCAGTCTACATCAATGAGTATTCGCGTCCGGGCCGGATGCGGGAAATCGTAGAATTCGCGGCGGATGTATTAGCAGGTATTCCGTCCATTGTCTTTGGAGCCTTTGGCTTTACGTTCTTGGTGTTCTATCTAAACATCGGCATGGGGATGGTGGCGGGAGGACTTACCCTTGCGTTCATGATGATACCAACCGTCATGCGGACCACTCAGGAGGCACTCAAGCAAGTTCCGCTGAGCTTGAGGGAGGCATCATTAGCACTTGGTGCCACCAAATGGAAGACGACTTGGAGTATCACGATCCGAGCGGCATTTCCCGGAATCATCACAGGGGTCTTACTTGCAATAGGACGGGTCATGGGTGAGACCGCACCTCTGATCTTTACTGCTGGGAACAATTTAGGAGCACCGACAAGCCTCGTTGGGCCAGGGTCATGGGTGGCATCAATGCCCTTCACGATCTGGGCCTACATTTCAGACCCAAGACCATACCTTCAGATGCGTGCGCACAGTACAGCACTGGCACTCTTGCTGATCGTACTGGCTGTAGACATCGTAGCAAACTATGCCTCACGAAAGATCACGAGGAGGATAGTATAA
- the pstC gene encoding phosphate ABC transporter permease subunit PstC: MDKGKEMREGQSENGNGDIISSLLSRARHGLWILRHGRGGARVDLLGKIGLAIPAFTSILIIVLILSFLWFESIPILTSDVGGPAIFLEPTWDPNRDLYGIGIFIAGSFASTAIAIGIALPVGIGAAIFLSEFCPTKIRGAFRMIVEMMAAVPSIVYGLWAFLVIVPWIKESLAPAVQSNPVTSWIPFFQGNTNGLSLIAGGLILAIMLLPTVISVSDDALRSVPQSLREAALALGASESETARKIVLSAALPGVGAAVVLSLGRAVGETMAVLMVTGNSLQIPYSLFDPCYVMTSIITNQLGYAYIFPMWRSALFAVALVLMLMSICFTTIAKIMIKWGSKTRGIV; the protein is encoded by the coding sequence TTGGATAAGGGAAAGGAAATGAGAGAAGGTCAATCAGAAAATGGAAATGGCGATATCATTTCCAGCCTACTCTCACGCGCTCGTCACGGTCTCTGGATATTGCGACACGGAAGAGGTGGGGCGCGTGTGGACCTTCTCGGAAAGATCGGGCTGGCGATCCCGGCGTTCACATCGATCCTAATCATCGTGCTCATTCTCTCATTCTTATGGTTTGAATCAATTCCCATCCTGACGAGTGATGTGGGAGGACCTGCCATCTTCTTAGAACCGACGTGGGACCCAAATCGCGACCTTTACGGTATCGGGATATTCATTGCGGGATCTTTTGCGTCCACGGCCATCGCCATCGGAATAGCACTGCCTGTGGGAATTGGTGCAGCCATCTTTCTGAGCGAGTTCTGCCCCACAAAAATTCGTGGTGCCTTTAGGATGATCGTGGAGATGATGGCCGCAGTCCCATCGATCGTCTATGGCCTGTGGGCGTTTCTGGTCATTGTCCCGTGGATCAAGGAATCGCTGGCCCCGGCAGTTCAATCAAATCCTGTGACATCGTGGATACCATTCTTTCAGGGGAACACGAACGGTCTGAGTCTCATAGCAGGTGGACTGATACTGGCCATCATGCTTCTCCCCACCGTGATAAGCGTCTCAGACGATGCACTCAGATCCGTTCCTCAGAGCCTGCGAGAAGCAGCACTTGCACTTGGGGCATCAGAGAGTGAAACCGCTCGTAAGATCGTCCTGTCCGCAGCGCTCCCCGGTGTCGGTGCGGCAGTGGTGCTCAGTCTTGGAAGAGCGGTAGGGGAAACCATGGCAGTATTGATGGTGACAGGGAACTCGCTTCAGATACCGTATTCATTATTCGATCCCTGCTATGTGATGACCAGCATCATCACGAACCAGCTCGGGTATGCATACATCTTTCCGATGTGGCGATCCGCACTGTTCGCTGTAGCGCTGGTCCTGATGCTGATGAGCATCTGCTTCACGACCATTGCGAAAATTATGATCAAATGGGGAAGCAAGACCCGGGGGATTGTATGA
- a CDS encoding PstS family phosphate ABC transporter substrate-binding protein, which produces MARSRKILLVMFFVGLIVGSGLTALIISSGPGPIYTITTAGSTTVYPLSQEWATRFHDENPNFIVNPSTGGSGLGQSQVASGLIDIGASSSYPKDSYWEVAPQVKILPVSADALGIVANPAINGSVLKLDCDMVVAIFQRNVTTWEEFAATFGVTIKQTGPINVYVRSDASGTTATFGKWLDTADENINANGAEYEWILGHEETISWRPGTNSVDGNPGVAEGVLSDDHGIGYVGLAFMEGLTAAELYNPGNGEWVTANLANVLKAIPDQMSDPGVNLMNSPNQGAYPIGRLLYYLVNTQKIRWDVIIYLNWVLIQGQKYIHHVGYVPINGTSAITYAQSVVASLTPVN; this is translated from the coding sequence ATGGCACGAAGCAGGAAGATTCTCCTGGTAATGTTTTTCGTGGGCCTGATCGTCGGTTCGGGCCTGACTGCTCTCATAATCTCGTCGGGACCCGGCCCCATCTATACAATCACAACAGCAGGATCAACAACAGTATATCCACTGTCACAAGAGTGGGCGACGCGATTTCATGATGAGAATCCAAATTTCATTGTCAACCCAAGCACCGGAGGCTCAGGCCTTGGACAGTCGCAGGTGGCCTCGGGACTGATCGACATTGGGGCCTCAAGCTCATACCCCAAGGACTCGTACTGGGAGGTGGCACCACAGGTAAAGATCCTCCCGGTCTCGGCCGATGCACTTGGGATCGTTGCAAATCCTGCGATCAATGGATCAGTCCTAAAATTGGACTGTGATATGGTCGTTGCGATCTTTCAGAGAAATGTGACGACATGGGAAGAGTTTGCTGCCACCTTTGGAGTGACCATTAAACAGACGGGACCCATCAATGTGTATGTTCGATCTGACGCGAGCGGGACGACGGCCACATTTGGAAAATGGTTAGACACCGCAGACGAGAACATAAATGCGAACGGAGCAGAATATGAATGGATACTTGGACACGAGGAGACCATCTCGTGGAGACCGGGTACGAACTCGGTCGATGGAAACCCGGGAGTCGCAGAGGGAGTGCTAAGTGACGATCACGGGATAGGCTATGTGGGTCTCGCGTTCATGGAGGGTCTCACTGCTGCCGAGCTCTACAATCCGGGAAATGGTGAATGGGTCACTGCGAACTTGGCGAATGTCTTGAAGGCCATACCAGACCAGATGAGCGACCCGGGCGTGAACTTGATGAACTCGCCGAATCAGGGGGCTTATCCGATAGGGCGGTTGCTCTACTATCTTGTCAATACGCAGAAGATCAGATGGGATGTCATAATCTATTTGAACTGGGTGCTCATTCAAGGACAGAAATACATTCATCATGTGGGATACGTGCCCATTAATGGAACCTCCGCAATCACGTATGCTCAGTCGGTGGTCGCCTCACTCACACCAGTCAACTAA
- a CDS encoding phosphate uptake regulator PhoU, with translation MNRVRNSFYVYLPRAWCDKHSLKKDSEVRLEESPEGVLVIIPPAYEGQIQREMTVKIKDADKNQVEILLTGAYIIGGTTIALQFPQAIDMATREKISRWIRRLPGFEILDEHSDTLVVSDTSEKQMILPILKRQFSTAKYMLNGLVTAMENGNTDLAARILPRDEDVDRHRYFVERLCHLALQDAAYARKIAITPSDCLNYSLAAKYVERIADHVCDAASEFIALKEVSASVIKTSKVLTSTYEQTMKTFFSTDSSKQEMSVYDEKAFEVLESAEGLAQRLEKMGSSRRGVSPRMVLLLMHLERVASYCADIGEVAINRLIGSKIGLSLSTNRSDT, from the coding sequence TTGAATCGGGTACGAAATTCGTTCTATGTCTACCTGCCTCGCGCTTGGTGTGACAAGCATTCGTTGAAAAAGGACTCTGAGGTCCGCTTGGAAGAATCACCTGAGGGTGTCCTTGTCATCATTCCCCCAGCGTATGAGGGCCAGATCCAAAGGGAGATGACTGTCAAGATTAAGGATGCGGACAAGAACCAAGTTGAGATCCTTCTTACTGGTGCATATATCATCGGTGGAACTACAATTGCTCTGCAGTTTCCTCAGGCGATTGATATGGCCACCCGCGAGAAGATCTCACGGTGGATTCGAAGACTGCCGGGCTTTGAGATCCTAGACGAACATAGTGACACCTTGGTGGTCTCGGACACGAGTGAGAAGCAGATGATTCTCCCGATTCTAAAACGGCAGTTCTCTACGGCTAAGTATATGCTCAATGGTCTCGTGACAGCAATGGAGAACGGTAACACGGATCTCGCAGCACGAATTCTTCCACGTGATGAAGACGTGGATCGCCATAGGTACTTTGTCGAACGCCTCTGCCATCTTGCTTTGCAGGATGCCGCCTATGCCCGGAAGATTGCAATCACACCATCCGATTGTTTGAACTACAGTCTTGCAGCAAAATACGTTGAACGGATTGCAGATCATGTCTGTGACGCCGCCTCGGAGTTTATTGCTCTCAAAGAGGTCAGTGCATCAGTGATCAAGACCTCGAAGGTTCTCACAAGCACCTACGAGCAGACCATGAAGACATTTTTCAGTACAGACTCTTCAAAGCAGGAGATGAGCGTCTATGATGAGAAGGCCTTTGAAGTCCTCGAGTCCGCTGAGGGACTGGCTCAGCGTCTAGAAAAGATGGGTTCGTCACGGCGTGGGGTTTCTCCCCGGATGGTCCTTCTGTTGATGCACTTGGAACGGGTCGCATCGTACTGTGCTGATATCGGAGAAGTCGCTATCAATCGGCTGATAGGTTCAAAGATAGGTCTCAGCCTCTCTACCAATCGGAGTGATACGTAG
- a CDS encoding GNAT family N-acetyltransferase, which translates to MDDHEAVKDLSSTIWDGNDYVGETFPNWIKSSNAFVYGIFDGSDLIAVSALERVPNTTIAWVEGLRVRDSYRGQGLATRLVLHIVEKAQEEKIETLWYATGSRNEPSQLVADRVGFRLATRVGYAGFEPPYPEHPQPSPNVVPLTVSPERLHSLLQENSDLIDTDHIPLAWSFDYPSLEGLTRLSEKTEFKVIINDDGLAVALYFSRYVGQAERRRGAYTVYASDRTAFVDVMARILDEAESKNPPRVVVFLGPRVKEWSKHLGFIDSQYEKRSFLLYEQRFGDAPA; encoded by the coding sequence ATGGATGATCATGAGGCGGTCAAGGATCTCAGTTCTACGATCTGGGATGGTAATGATTACGTTGGTGAGACCTTCCCTAACTGGATTAAGAGTTCAAACGCATTTGTCTATGGTATTTTCGATGGCTCCGATCTAATCGCCGTTTCTGCTCTTGAGAGGGTGCCGAATACTACGATCGCATGGGTCGAGGGTCTCCGCGTGCGCGATTCCTACCGTGGACAAGGGCTTGCAACGCGATTGGTCCTGCATATCGTAGAAAAGGCACAAGAGGAGAAAATTGAGACCCTCTGGTATGCTACTGGGAGTCGAAACGAGCCATCTCAATTAGTTGCGGATCGAGTTGGATTTAGACTTGCCACTCGTGTCGGTTATGCTGGCTTCGAACCGCCTTATCCCGAGCATCCTCAGCCGAGTCCGAATGTTGTCCCCCTCACGGTCTCACCCGAGCGTCTGCACTCGTTGCTTCAAGAAAATTCCGACCTGATCGATACAGATCATATTCCTCTTGCTTGGTCTTTCGATTATCCTTCTCTTGAGGGGCTCACGCGACTTAGTGAGAAGACGGAGTTCAAGGTCATTATCAACGATGATGGTCTTGCCGTGGCTCTGTACTTCAGTCGCTATGTTGGACAGGCTGAACGACGGAGAGGCGCCTATACTGTCTATGCCAGTGACAGGACTGCCTTTGTTGATGTTATGGCTCGAATTCTCGATGAGGCGGAGTCCAAGAATCCTCCACGTGTCGTTGTATTTCTTGGCCCTCGCGTAAAAGAGTGGTCAAAGCATCTTGGTTTCATTGATAGTCAATATGAGAAGCGATCATTCCTGCTCTACGAACAGAGATTTGGAGATGCTCCCGCATAG